The Leptospira neocaledonica DNA window CTTCCTGAGAAATCAGGCCTTGGTCCAGCATACTCTTGAGTTTTGTGAGTCTTGCTGTCGCATCGTTCTGGTTGGAATTCCCACCGGCATTGTTCTGTCCCATCATCCCGGCCATCATATTACCCATATTCATTCCCATTCCAAGTCCCATACCTGCTGACATACCTTGGCCGGCATTTCCACCTTCGTTCTTCGCTGCGGCTTCTCCAATATCCAACATCCTTTTTTGCTGGTACATTCCACCCAGAGCGTCGATCTCGAATTTGTCTGCCAGAACCTTTTGGATCTTTTGGAAGTTCGGATCGTTCTGATCGAAGTTGATGGATTGAACAAAAAAATCTAAAACTTCTATCCCGTATTTAGAGAAGTCAGGTTGAATCTTTGTTTTTCCTGCAGAAGAAGCTTCTTCCAAATGTTGGTTCAATCGAGTGATTGGCTCTCCCGATTTTAAAACGACTTCTGCTAGAAAATCACTTAGCCTAGTGACGATCATCGGTCTTAAAAAATTATCCACCTCGTCTTGTGAATAAGCCCCTCTTGCACCGACAACTCCTACTGCAAATGCTTTAGAGTCCACGATCTTAATATTATAAGAACCGTTTGCCCTGACTCCCAGTGTGATCGTGTATTTAGGATCTTCTACTTGGATGGGCG harbors:
- a CDS encoding SPFH domain-containing protein, which produces MALIDVIKYEGKPGEIVWKFPRNDISTFGQLVVNESQEVIFFKEGKALDIFGPGTHTLKTGNVPILEKLVNLPFGGQTPFTAEVVYVNKALIQLKWGTPAPIQVEDPKYTITLGVRANGSYNIKIVDSKAFAVGVVGARGAYSQDEVDNFLRPMIVTRLSDFLAEVVLKSGEPITRLNQHLEEASSAGKTKIQPDFSKYGIEVLDFFVQSINFDQNDPNFQKIQKVLADKFEIDALGGMYQQKRMLDIGEAAAKNEGGNAGQGMSAGMGLGMGMNMGNMMAGMMGQNNAGGNSNQNDATARLTKLKSMLDQGLISQEEFDAKKKDILNSI